The DNA sequence atataaatgaaattaggaAATTAAACTTAGAATCCTTAAAATTTGGTTacttaattcaaagaatttggtTATTTGATTTTCACAACTTGTCTCATTTCTCTAGGAAACTTGTCaacaacataatatttatttctaataatcTCTTGACTTCAATTGGTTggaaattttccaataaaaaaatatttatttccaattctcttttgatttcaattgtttgatttgtttttatttgtaaaacttAATTTTGTAGTTTTTCAAATTTGGTCATGTTTCATCCTTTTGAATGCATATCATGTGTCCAATATATATGACTCATTATTTATCTTGgtattatattatacataatttgaaatattttcaaaaataaaattttacttaaaaattaattaaatatgaaaaataattgtttaacTTGGTATTATAgatttatgtataatataaaagaattaaagtattcttatattttttatggttactcggaatgttttataaaaaaaagtaactaaaaatatcttaaatatattcttataaataaaatgttttcatacaaattccaaatttttttttccaaaagtttaTCAAATTTATCAAACCTGTCTCCCGcactagaaaattgtttttaagagcAATTTCCATTGGCAAAGgttgttaaaaaatttctcaaaaaccaatttttgtaattatttttataaataaaattatgtttaaaacttcaaatataaaaattattattattattaatatttattttccttgaaGATATAATGagtttttgtgaaaaaaaaaaaaaaagcacttaAAAAacctctaatttatttttaaaataacctattttcataactaatttttttttttaaataaaataaagaaaatacttttgaaatgTGTTTTGTAAAGTAGAAAATGAACTTCATACTCAAATGAGATCATCAAAggttagataaaaaataataataataattttctcatatttaattatacaaagaaaaactcaaacaaaattaaattgtataaagaaaatttaaaaaaaaaattaaatataattaaaattcgttaaaattttattaatttttaaattatttaatatttatatatatgtatgtatgtctCGGGTTTGATCGATGAATCGAGATTCATAAATTAGTTCATAGGCTTAAATTTCAATCTCCAATTCATTGGCACCGAATTATATTATGGATGTCAAAGCACAATAATCTACACATTAGCATTTCACAAGTTACAACAATTATGGATGAAATGGGAAGTTCCAAGGTAGACTTGTTGGGTTAATTTCTTTCCCTCAGGACTCCTTTCAGTCATCTTCCAAATCCAAGAATGAAGCCACCTTCTTCAGCTCCAAGGCCCAAGTGAGCTGAGGAGGTTCATAACTGATCCTGTTTTGAACCAAAAGTTCATCTTCTGACAAAAAACaatcagaaaaagaagaagaactaCCATTTTCTTGCATCTTATAGCTAGGAATCTGCAGGAAATATGGATCCAAAGCTGCTGGTACGTCATAAGAGTCCATCAGGAAGTTTATAGAACTGTCATGGAGCAAGGTTGAAGTAGAAGTACTTGGGAGATGGCCTGTTTCAGAGATGAAGTCTGAATCTTTATTCATCAAATGGCTTTCTTCTTTATGAGTTGAGATGATAACTCTTTGGCAACGAAAAGCCTTAGGTCGAATGGGTTGAGGACTGTCCAATGTTGCAGAATTATCCACCGGCTTCTTCTCTATTTTATGATCTCCTCGCAGCCTCTTACAAAGGGTGGTGTTCCAATAGTTCTTAATTTCGTTGTCGGTTCTCCCTGGAAGTCTTCCTGCAATCAAAGCCCACCTGCAAAATGTTGATGGGAATGGACCCAACACAAAAACATTAGGTTTAGGTAATAAACCAACAATGGTAGAGGTAGAGGTTGAGACAAAAGAGTGTGCATCCACAGAGGATAGGAGTAGAAGCTCTCTTAACtttataaacatgtttttcaaaattacgAAAACCTATTgaattcaaaacaaataatatctataCGGGAGGGAGTGGGTTGTCATAaaagtggtatcaaagccaaaGCTATGAGAATATATTGAGTTTGAAGTGGATgatatttatatagaaaagaGCGGGTTTTCATAGAGTAGTATCAATGTCAATCTCATATCCTTATGTGGGTCTTTATTTGTTTGGTTCCCCATGTGATGTTTGTCTCTTTAATTTCACAATTTTGTAAGACAAAACGAGAATGTTATGTTTGTATAGAATGTCCAtatcaaataaaagaatataagtttctttttaaacttataatcttataaacacattttaaaatcgTAAGCACTCATCGCCTGAAGCGGACAAGGGGTCGTTACAAAGGATGCCAATGAAATCAAACAGTAAGCAAATTCAACTAAATTTTTCCTATCTTGGAGAAGGTAGAGGATAAAGCTAAGCCCCAGTACCTGTTACCGAGAAGACGATGAAGTTTGATGATGAGCTCCTCTTCATCAGGAGAAAAGCTACCTCTCTTTAGCCCAGGCCTCAAGTAATTCAACCATCTAAGCCTGCAACTCTTTCCACATCTCTTCAAACcttcaaaaacaaaacatattcaTAACTGATGAAGATCACTCAAGCAATAATACTTGTGTAGATCAATTGTCTTaattatatcaattaatattttacCTGATTTTTGAGCAAGACTTTTCCAGTTGCCTTCTCCATGGACTCTGATGTAGTTGATGAGAACTTCATCTTCTTGCATTGACCATGCTCCTCTAATGAGTCCCACATCGGCAAAAGATGGGCTCCtgcccatttttcctctctGCAGAAATAGAAGTACAAGAATTGATAGTAGAGTTCAATGGCTTTCCATCAGCAGCAATCAATATTTGCCTCAATTAATACTGAAATGAATTGATAGTCTACGACCCAAGAATTATTGTGCTGCTCCTCCATCTACATGTAACTTCATATGGCGCTTTAATGGATGCCGGTTTGAAGATATCAACCAAGGAGGGCTTAAAGCAtagtttgattattttatttaaaaatttaaatacaaaaatatgacAATTTTAAAGACCTTGGATGGAATACTTCCTCTACCTCCTACGTATGGTAATGCCTAATTGGCACGATTGGTATAAGCTAATTCTCAtatccattttattaaataaaaataataataataataacactaCAAGGGCAAACAAAATCATACCCAAAACCACCCcgaagttaaaaatatatatataaactcatctcaaattaatttattttaatctaaaacTTATCCTCTTAGAGGGATTGATATGTATCCGAAAAAACTCACCTTACTTTCATTTATGTTACCTGttctattcttattttaaaagcTCAATTCACCTTTTAcacaataaattttatattaaaatcatgaaaatataagtttttttttttttgtacaatgaattcatctttttaataattgagtttattttttgcaaatattgtccaaaaaaaataatttttgaaaactgttatatgattttttacagaacaaaaatctatttggaaatctaaaatattttcaatatgtttttcatatttataaatatgtttatgtataatactttatttttaatcattttccatttttctgtaattattttttaaaacaattcttagaaaaacaagtgaaaataactaaaaatatttttaaaagtgttgtattgtaattttattttttataaaacaaaaatatgtgaacttgaaatatttttaatatattttttatgtttttgaatatgtttatatataataattattttcatatttatataattattttttaaaataaattattaaaaaaataagttaaaacagctaaaaatatttttcaaatacacttatttcttatttttaataatagaaaattgtcaaatatgttttttggtattttcttcTCAAAAATAAGGAATTGACAAACTTGAAACTTCTTTAAAACGTAGTGTAACAcaaggaatgaaaattttaaaattacttttcaggatgattttttaaaaagtttttaaaatatactccACTTGTGCATGAAGAATGGGCAGGTTCTTCGTCAGTCCAATGATGTGTACATTAATCATGTAAAAAAATGAAGGTCATTGTACGAATCTCTCCCACCAAAGAGCAAAGAGGAGGACAATAACCCAATGATTGAAACTTGATTGAGAGTGAAAGATTAACATCTCTATGCATGATAGGTCAATGCTACCTTACTTGCCCATGGCCACCCAAGTCCCTTCAACTCTTTGTAAATTAATATACAAATGCATCCAATTATTTTTGGGAATGCTTCTCTGGCCCTAGCAAATGAAGGCTTTTGACGTTGATGTCATACCAAAACTTGAATTATTGGAAAGAAGGAACTGTTCATTCAAACTATTGTTATAAGAATtttcaagggttttttttttaatggtccTACCATCATCAAATTTTGTTAGTGATCATTAGTGAAGTCAATAttagatgcattttttttttcttttttttttttgctttttattttatatatatatatatatatatatataatacatgcACACAATTCATAGGAACAATCAAAgcttataaaaaattgtaaggCAACTAATTAGTACGAGGTCAAGTCCAATCGAATATAAAGTTTAGATTTAATATTGATTTAGACTTTGTTTGGATTGGTTTCAAAGAAAGTCgaaatctttttattaattaaactaattagagCTTCTAAATATTCAGGTTTAATTAAACtttcataatattaaaatcatatttttaaaattataaatttcaatttcaacatctatttaaacaaataaataaatgaataaatcacTAAACAAAGTTTAAAACTAAAGTCGTCGATAAGCAAGTTCAATGAAACTTTGGGTGGCAATTTAACATCCGACCAATCCTTGAAATAGCTTACAGAAGTTTTGATGAGACATTTTAATAACAAAGTCTATTAACCAATAGATATTAAACAAAAGACGGgctaattaataacaaatttgatcTAGGggtacaatatttttttattttttttggtagttGTTCTTTTTACTATTAGTTAGTTAAGCAcaagtttaattattttagcattatttctagaaaatcaaacataattaaaaaatgtattgaTATAATGTGACCAATGATATCAAAAGAGAACATACTAGACAATGTCAATGCACGAGAATGCCGGCACCCATATGATGCATATATTATACAAATCGTGAATTATAATCCAACTTGCAAAAATATATGTCATTAGGCACATCAACCCTTaattaatccaattttaaatgTAGTAGGGAATGATTAAACATATACTTAACTAGTTTATGCATATATTATAACTTTTAGATCTTGTATCGATGattgaataattaaattattcaacTAAAGACATGTCTTTAGGGAAAGGgacaaattttgaagttatatACAATTGAGAAGGAACATACTAATAGTTACTTTTTTGTGCAATTATTAAGCTTTATTGGACTTGATTTGGTTCAATGAAATTCTTTAGTATAGTGGATGAGTCAACAAATTTGAAGGTTTTATGGGCCTAAATGGGCTTAGTAATGGGCTTGTGGTCCAATTTGATTTTAACCCACAATGGCCCAAATGAAGTGCAACATGAGTGATTCAATCTCCACTCGTGTGACATATGTCCAATATACTCCATACAAGCCCCACTATGGCACAATCACTTATGTGCCGTCACCTGCATGTCTTAGTACATGGTAGCACATGCTCAAAGCCACTATCCACTGATGTTACATATGGCGCATCTTTTCAATGCTTGGATGGATCCCTACATGACTGCTATACCTTAATGTTGTGTCATCTAGACACATGCTTATCCTCAAATATATTCTTGTATTGCGTAAGTGTTTTTGACTCTCATGGATTCTCTCCTTGATTCCGCTATCTCCCTCTCTAAACATGTGCTGACTTGACTGTCAATGAATAAGAACCCTACACAAAAACCCACCGGTGTTGCAAGAAAGTAAgagggaaacttgtgttttgatggggtcatttgataaatatatggtttttgaaacccaattttatgaaatatgagaatcaaattttaatatgaaaaataatattacctTCATGCATTATGAGTCAACCCCCTTTTTTGTGCCAAGATTGCCCTTCCGATCTCCATCaccgatcaaaaaaaaaaaagttatagtGGTATGGCAGCGATGGACTGATGTAGAGCTGCAGCGGCCTTGGCactttcagattttttttccacaacAGCATCCAAGCCTCCATATCAACACCGATCAAAATTTGAAGAGGTTTCTTGGctcatcttttttatttcccttcttCCTTCGTCATCTTCTTCGTTTTCAGGGTTTTTCCACTGAAAAAAAGAGAGTTGAAGTAGAGCCACCGCACAAGGTGAGCGCCAGCCATTGTCACCATTAATCACCACCAGCTTCCCCTCAATCGCGGCCAAAACCCACTATTGTCGTCGCAACTCAGTCCATCTCCGCCACCACCATTGAAGCTAAACCCATCTCCAGACATGGAAGCTTGGATGTTGTTGTGGAAGAAAAATCTGGAGGTGCCAAGGTTACCGCAGCTCCACATCAGTCCATTGCCGCCGCACCactataactttttttttattattgatgatGGAGACCGAAGGGGCAATCTTGGCACAAAAAAGGGGAT is a window from the Vitis riparia cultivar Riparia Gloire de Montpellier isolate 1030 chromosome 9, EGFV_Vit.rip_1.0, whole genome shotgun sequence genome containing:
- the LOC117922622 gene encoding transcription factor MYB1-like, translated to MGRSPSFADVGLIRGAWSMQEDEVLINYIRVHGEGNWKSLAQKSGLKRCGKSCRLRWLNYLRPGLKRGSFSPDEEELIIKLHRLLGNRWALIAGRLPGRTDNEIKNYWNTTLCKRLRGDHKIEKKPVDNSATLDSPQPIRPKAFRCQRVIISTHKEESHLMNKDSDFISETGHLPSTSTSTLLHDSSINFLMDSYDVPAALDPYFLQIPSYKMQENGSSSSFSDCFLSEDELLVQNRISYEPPQLTWALELKKVASFLDLEDD